A genomic stretch from Bradyrhizobium quebecense includes:
- a CDS encoding ABC transporter permease: MKSPQDLVRFLLPLAVFAAGLVLWEAIVRAYGIQPYVLPSPLLVLKTLVADWPVLSQSLGVTLLTTLEGFAAAAVGGVVLALLFNQSKWLEYSLFPYAVVLQVTPVIAIAPLLLIYLQQQTAVIVCAWIVAFFPVLSNTTLGLNSVDRNLAGLFQLYGASRLQTLLLLKLPAALPYILGGLRIAGGLSLIGAVVAEIAAGSAGAGSGLAFRIAESGYRLNIPRMFAALLLLSLAGIVIYGVLALVSHLLLRRWHESALGKDN, translated from the coding sequence ATGAAGTCTCCGCAGGACCTCGTCCGCTTTCTGCTTCCGCTTGCGGTGTTTGCCGCGGGCCTTGTGCTCTGGGAGGCGATCGTCCGCGCCTATGGCATCCAGCCCTATGTGCTGCCGAGCCCGCTCCTCGTGCTGAAGACGCTGGTTGCGGACTGGCCGGTGCTGTCGCAATCGCTCGGCGTCACGCTCCTGACCACGCTCGAAGGCTTCGCCGCCGCCGCGGTCGGCGGCGTCGTGCTGGCGCTGCTGTTCAACCAGTCGAAATGGCTGGAATATTCGTTGTTCCCTTACGCGGTGGTGCTGCAGGTCACTCCCGTGATCGCGATCGCGCCGCTGCTCCTGATCTATCTGCAGCAGCAGACCGCGGTGATCGTCTGCGCCTGGATCGTGGCGTTCTTTCCGGTGCTGTCGAACACGACGCTCGGCCTCAACTCGGTCGATCGCAACCTCGCCGGATTGTTTCAACTTTATGGCGCATCACGGCTGCAGACGCTGCTGTTGCTGAAGCTGCCTGCGGCGCTGCCCTATATTCTCGGCGGCCTGCGCATCGCCGGCGGGCTGTCGCTGATCGGCGCGGTGGTGGCGGAGATCGCGGCGGGCAGCGCCGGCGCCGGCTCGGGCCTTGCCTTCCGGATCGCTGAATCGGGCTACCGGCTGAATATTCCCCGCATGTTCGCAGCACTTCTGCTGCTATCGCTGGCCGGGATTGTCATCTATGGGGTGCTGGCGTTAGTTTCGCACCTTCTGTTGCGGCGTTGGCATGAAAGCGCGTTAGGAAAGGACAATTGA
- a CDS encoding ABC transporter substrate-binding protein: protein MIPAFLPRALTTALLAATLGVSAGFLPARAQTLDKVSFGTNWVAEGEHGGFFQALADGTYKKYGLDVSIVPGGPNENNRMLLIAGKLDFFMSANSLQTFDAVTNNVPLVAVAAMFQKDPQVFLTHPEVKVSKIEDLKPLTLLISKEGITSYFQWLKSEYGFDENKVKPYTFNPQPFIVNKQTAMQGYVTSEPFAVEKAAGFKPNVLLLADYGFNSYSTLIETRRDLVDKKPDLVQRFVDASVVGWYTYVYGDNSAGNAMIKKLNPEMNDELLAYCVAKMREHGIVDSGDSIKNGIGAMTDERMASFFDKMVRAGVVKSTIDYRQGYTLRFVNKAVGVELRPKN, encoded by the coding sequence ATGATCCCGGCCTTTTTGCCGCGAGCGTTAACCACGGCCCTTCTGGCCGCCACCCTCGGCGTTTCCGCAGGCTTCCTCCCGGCGCGGGCGCAGACGCTGGACAAGGTCTCGTTCGGCACCAACTGGGTCGCCGAGGGCGAGCATGGCGGGTTCTTCCAGGCGCTCGCCGACGGCACCTACAAAAAATACGGCCTCGACGTGTCAATCGTGCCCGGCGGTCCCAACGAGAACAACCGCATGCTCTTGATCGCGGGCAAGCTCGACTTCTTCATGAGCGCGAACTCGTTGCAGACCTTCGACGCCGTCACCAACAACGTGCCGCTGGTCGCCGTCGCGGCGATGTTCCAGAAGGACCCGCAGGTCTTCCTGACCCATCCTGAAGTCAAGGTCAGCAAGATCGAGGATCTGAAGCCGCTGACGCTTTTGATCTCGAAGGAAGGCATCACCAGCTACTTCCAGTGGCTGAAATCCGAATACGGATTCGACGAGAACAAGGTGAAGCCCTACACCTTCAACCCGCAGCCCTTCATCGTGAACAAGCAGACCGCGATGCAGGGCTATGTCACCTCGGAGCCCTTTGCAGTGGAGAAAGCCGCCGGCTTCAAGCCGAACGTGCTGCTGCTCGCCGATTATGGCTTCAACTCCTATTCGACCTTGATCGAGACCCGCCGTGACCTGGTCGACAAGAAGCCGGACCTGGTGCAGCGCTTCGTCGATGCTTCCGTTGTCGGCTGGTACACTTACGTCTACGGCGACAACTCGGCCGGCAATGCAATGATCAAGAAGCTCAATCCCGAGATGAACGACGAGCTGCTGGCCTATTGCGTCGCCAAGATGCGCGAGCACGGCATCGTCGATTCCGGCGATTCCATCAAGAACGGCATCGGCGCGATGACCGACGAGCGGATGGCGAGCTTCTTCGACAAGATGGTGCGCGCCGGCGTGGTCAAGAGCACCATCGACTATCGCCAGGGCTACACGCTGCGCTTCGTCAACAAGGCGGTCGGCGTCGAGCTCAGGCCGAAGAACTGA
- a CDS encoding NRAMP family divalent metal transporter: MTESKTAQTAILDSAHAGDIHGALGSIARDDTAPRATLLARLKTLLAIVGPGLIVMVGDNDAGAFGTYTQAGQNYGTTLLWTLLLLIPVLYVNQEMVVRLGAVTGVGHARLIFERFGRFWGAFSVIDLLVLNALTIVTEFIGITFALHFLGVSQFWGVLASAVIVMLAVSTGDFRRFERFGIVLVAGSLLLVPVILMVHPPVGQIAADFFVPKMPKDAKLSEVMLLIVAIVGTTVAPWQLFFQQSYIVDKRITPRFIRYERMDLCIGIVLVVVGAVAMISFCAEVFTGKPEFGNYTDALGTAVGLEKYAGRLPAVLFALALLDACIIGAAAVSLSTAYAIGDVFAVKHSLHRKPWDAKGFYGVYCGLIVLAAVLVLTPGTPLGLLTNAVQTLAGVLLPSATVFLLLLCNDRHILGPWINSTRLNLFTGAVVAGLVMLSVILTAAVLFPDLSEAWIIGILVGGSLLALAVTAAVKLYEMLSHGRASSRFKHKPPLFDRDTWRMPPLDRLPPARLSPLSRIWMLVLRGYLVVAAGLVLLRIVQLATVGA; the protein is encoded by the coding sequence ATGACCGAAAGCAAGACCGCCCAGACCGCCATTCTCGATAGCGCGCATGCCGGCGACATCCACGGCGCGCTCGGCAGCATCGCGCGCGACGACACTGCGCCGCGCGCGACACTGCTGGCCCGGCTGAAAACATTGCTGGCGATCGTCGGCCCCGGCCTGATCGTGATGGTCGGCGACAACGACGCCGGCGCGTTCGGCACCTACACCCAGGCCGGACAAAACTACGGCACCACGCTGCTGTGGACGCTGCTGCTTTTGATCCCCGTGCTCTACGTCAACCAGGAAATGGTGGTGCGGCTTGGCGCCGTCACCGGCGTCGGCCATGCGCGGCTGATCTTCGAGCGCTTCGGCAGGTTCTGGGGCGCCTTCAGCGTCATCGACCTCCTAGTGCTGAACGCGCTGACCATCGTCACCGAGTTCATCGGCATCACATTCGCGCTTCATTTTCTCGGCGTCTCGCAGTTCTGGGGCGTGCTGGCCTCGGCTGTTATCGTGATGCTGGCGGTCTCGACCGGGGACTTCCGCCGTTTCGAACGCTTCGGCATCGTGCTGGTCGCGGGCAGCCTGCTGCTGGTGCCCGTGATCCTGATGGTGCATCCGCCGGTCGGGCAGATCGCGGCTGATTTCTTCGTGCCGAAGATGCCCAAGGACGCCAAGCTCAGCGAGGTGATGCTTTTGATCGTCGCCATCGTCGGCACCACGGTGGCGCCGTGGCAATTGTTCTTCCAGCAGAGCTACATCGTCGACAAGCGGATCACGCCGCGCTTTATCCGCTATGAGCGGATGGATCTGTGCATCGGCATCGTGCTGGTCGTGGTCGGCGCCGTCGCGATGATCTCGTTCTGCGCCGAGGTGTTCACCGGAAAGCCCGAATTCGGCAATTACACCGACGCGCTGGGGACCGCGGTCGGGTTGGAGAAATATGCCGGGCGGCTGCCGGCGGTGCTGTTTGCCCTCGCACTGCTGGATGCCTGCATCATCGGCGCGGCCGCGGTCTCCCTGTCGACGGCCTATGCGATCGGTGACGTGTTCGCGGTCAAGCACTCGCTGCACCGCAAGCCGTGGGATGCGAAGGGCTTCTACGGCGTCTATTGCGGACTGATCGTGCTCGCCGCCGTGCTGGTGCTGACGCCGGGCACGCCGCTCGGACTGCTCACCAACGCGGTGCAGACGCTGGCCGGCGTGCTACTGCCGAGCGCGACCGTGTTCCTGCTCTTGCTGTGCAACGACCGCCACATCCTCGGGCCCTGGATCAACTCGACCCGGCTGAACCTGTTCACGGGCGCGGTGGTGGCGGGCCTCGTGATGCTGTCGGTGATCCTGACTGCCGCGGTGCTGTTCCCGGATCTCAGCGAGGCATGGATCATCGGCATCCTGGTCGGCGGCAGCCTGCTCGCGCTCGCAGTCACCGCGGCGGTCAAACTGTACGAGATGTTGTCGCACGGTCGCGCATCCTCCCGCTTCAAGCACAAGCCGCCGCTGTTCGACCGCGACACCTGGCGGATGCCGCCGCTCGACCGGCTGCCGCCGGCGCGGCTCAGCCCGTTGAGCCGGATCTGGATGCTGGTGCTACGCGGCTAC
- a CDS encoding ABC transporter ATP-binding protein, translating into MAEPALSGPDAGWAVRLRGVTKTYDSGVMALGPLDLDVRRGEFVSLLGPSGCGKSTALRLIAGLAAPSAGVVELAHPDVEPRGSHRIGFVFQEPTLMPWANVRDNVRLPLKLARLPTTDAEARIDAALDQVGLAEFAAAYPRELSGGMKMRVSLARALVTDPDILLMDEPFAALDEITRFRLNNDLLSLWRNLHKTVIFVTHSVFESVYLSQRVIVMTARPGRIGAEFRITSPEPRGEEFRTSAEYAAFCREVSGALAPSYAGQAGA; encoded by the coding sequence ATGGCGGAGCCTGCGTTGTCTGGACCTGATGCCGGATGGGCTGTGCGCCTGCGCGGCGTCACCAAGACCTATGACAGCGGGGTGATGGCGCTCGGGCCGCTCGACCTCGATGTTCGGCGCGGCGAGTTCGTCTCGCTGCTCGGCCCCTCCGGTTGCGGAAAATCCACCGCGCTGCGCCTCATTGCCGGCCTCGCCGCCCCAAGCGCCGGCGTGGTCGAGCTTGCCCATCCCGATGTGGAGCCGCGCGGCAGCCACAGGATCGGCTTCGTGTTTCAGGAGCCGACGCTGATGCCGTGGGCCAATGTGCGCGACAATGTCCGCCTGCCGCTGAAGCTCGCCCGGCTGCCTACGACCGACGCCGAAGCGCGCATCGATGCTGCGCTCGATCAGGTCGGGCTCGCGGAATTCGCGGCCGCTTATCCGCGCGAATTGTCCGGCGGCATGAAGATGCGGGTGTCGCTGGCGCGCGCGCTGGTCACCGATCCCGACATTCTCCTGATGGATGAGCCGTTCGCGGCACTCGACGAGATCACGCGCTTTCGCCTTAACAACGACCTGCTGTCGCTGTGGCGGAACCTGCACAAGACCGTCATCTTCGTGACGCACTCGGTGTTCGAGTCGGTCTATCTCTCGCAGCGCGTGATCGTGATGACGGCGCGTCCGGGCCGGATCGGCGCCGAGTTTCGCATCACCTCGCCCGAGCCGCGCGGCGAGGAGTTCCGCACGTCGGCCGAATATGCCGCGTTCTGCCGCGAGGTCTCAGGCGCGCTGGCGCCGTCTTATGCAGGGCAGGCGGGCGCATGA
- a CDS encoding metal-sensing transcriptional repressor, with amino-acid sequence MSDDHPHAAIARRLKRANGHLETIVEMIERGRPCAQIAQQLQAVESAIESAKKALIHDHIGHSLEETLKASGPKGRNMLRDFRLIAKYL; translated from the coding sequence ATGTCAGACGACCATCCGCACGCTGCGATCGCCCGGCGCCTGAAGCGTGCCAACGGCCATCTCGAGACCATTGTCGAGATGATCGAGCGGGGCCGGCCCTGCGCGCAGATCGCCCAGCAATTGCAGGCGGTGGAGAGTGCGATCGAGAGCGCCAAGAAGGCGCTGATCCACGATCACATCGGCCACAGCCTGGAGGAGACGCTGAAGGCATCGGGCCCGAAGGGCCGCAACATGCTGCGCGACTTCCGGCTGATCGCAAAATATCTGTGA
- a CDS encoding creatininase family protein yields MTSQLPPRDWTAIHWPDLAEGAAARWIAVLPLAATEQHGPHLPLGTDVMIGEAYLARVQELLPAAIPATFLPLQPVGISTEHIDFPGTLTLPTKVALNSWMALGESVARAGVEKLVMVTSHGGNSATMQLVAQDLRAQHKMLVVTTSWSRFGTPDGLFDADELRHGIHGGAVETSIMLAKYPQHVRKDAIADFKPTSVQIEKDHRFLSTQRPAPFAWQAQDLNPSGAIGDANKASAEKGEKLLEHGARAFCELLADVDRFDPGVFRGN; encoded by the coding sequence ATGACTTCTCAGCTTCCGCCCCGTGACTGGACCGCTATCCACTGGCCCGACCTCGCCGAGGGTGCGGCCGCGCGCTGGATCGCGGTGCTGCCGCTGGCCGCGACCGAGCAGCACGGGCCGCATCTGCCGCTCGGAACCGACGTCATGATCGGCGAGGCGTATCTGGCGCGGGTTCAGGAGCTGCTGCCGGCGGCCATCCCGGCGACGTTCCTGCCCCTGCAACCGGTCGGCATCTCCACCGAGCACATCGATTTTCCGGGCACGCTGACCCTGCCGACCAAGGTCGCGCTGAACAGCTGGATGGCGCTCGGCGAGAGCGTGGCGCGCGCCGGCGTCGAGAAGCTCGTGATGGTGACGAGCCATGGCGGCAATTCCGCCACGATGCAGCTCGTGGCGCAGGACCTGCGCGCGCAACACAAGATGCTGGTGGTGACCACGAGCTGGTCGCGCTTCGGCACGCCCGACGGGCTGTTCGATGCCGACGAATTGCGCCACGGCATCCATGGCGGTGCGGTCGAGACCTCGATCATGCTGGCGAAGTATCCGCAACATGTGCGCAAGGATGCGATCGCGGATTTCAAGCCCACGAGCGTGCAGATCGAGAAGGATCACCGCTTTCTGTCGACCCAGCGGCCGGCGCCGTTCGCCTGGCAGGCGCAGGACCTCAATCCGAGCGGCGCGATCGGCGATGCGAACAAGGCCTCGGCCGAGAAGGGCGAGAAGCTGCTCGAGCACGGCGCGCGCGCGTTCTGCGAGCTGCTGGCCGACGTCGACAGGTTCGATCCGGGCGTATTTCGGGGCAACTGA
- a CDS encoding 2-hydroxyacid dehydrogenase, with amino-acid sequence MAPISSEKIDLLIYGPIRPILENGFSDQYVLHRAESRGDLERLTPDTMAKIRGIAVTYHTMATDKTAMAMFPKLEIVGSFGVGYDHVDSGYARDHNIVVTNTPDVLTEEVADVAMGLLIATLREFVKADRYVRSGLWQTQNYPLSVGSLRDRKIGIVGMGRIGQAIGRRLEASRVPVSYHSRNPSKDVAYKHYPDLIEMAKAVDTLIVIVPGGASTAKMINADVLKALGPRGVLINVARGSVVDEPALVAALKSGTILAAGLDVFAAEPNVPDELKAMQNVVLLPHVGSASVVTRNAMDQLVVDNIKNWFAGKPPLTPVAETPVKGR; translated from the coding sequence ATGGCCCCGATTTCTTCCGAAAAGATCGATCTGTTGATCTATGGACCGATCCGGCCAATCCTCGAAAACGGCTTTTCCGATCAATACGTGCTGCACCGGGCCGAGAGCCGCGGCGACCTTGAGCGCCTGACGCCCGACACGATGGCCAAGATCCGCGGCATCGCCGTCACCTATCACACGATGGCGACCGACAAGACCGCGATGGCGATGTTTCCGAAGCTCGAGATCGTCGGCAGCTTCGGCGTCGGTTACGACCACGTCGATTCCGGTTATGCGCGGGATCACAATATCGTGGTCACCAACACGCCCGACGTGCTGACCGAGGAGGTCGCCGACGTCGCGATGGGCCTGTTGATCGCGACGCTGCGCGAATTCGTCAAGGCCGACCGCTATGTGCGCTCCGGCCTGTGGCAGACCCAGAATTATCCGCTCAGCGTCGGCTCGTTGCGCGATCGCAAGATCGGCATCGTCGGCATGGGCCGGATCGGCCAGGCGATCGGGCGCAGGCTCGAGGCCTCGCGCGTGCCGGTGTCCTATCATTCGCGCAATCCGTCCAAGGACGTCGCCTACAAGCACTATCCCGATCTGATCGAGATGGCGAAGGCGGTCGACACCTTGATCGTCATCGTGCCGGGCGGCGCCTCGACGGCGAAGATGATCAACGCCGACGTCCTGAAGGCGCTCGGCCCGCGCGGCGTGCTGATCAATGTCGCGCGCGGCTCCGTCGTCGACGAGCCGGCGCTGGTCGCGGCGCTGAAATCCGGCACCATCCTGGCCGCCGGTCTCGACGTGTTCGCGGCCGAGCCGAACGTGCCCGACGAATTGAAGGCGATGCAGAACGTCGTGCTGCTGCCGCATGTCGGCTCGGCCTCGGTGGTGACGCGCAATGCGATGGACCAGCTCGTGGTCGACAACATCAAGAACTGGTTCGCCGGCAAGCCGCCGCTGACGCCGGTTGCGGAAACGCCGGTGAAGGGGCGCTGA